From the Lolium rigidum isolate FL_2022 chromosome 2, APGP_CSIRO_Lrig_0.1, whole genome shotgun sequence genome, one window contains:
- the LOC124689145 gene encoding ubiquitin-60S ribosomal protein L40-like translates to MQIFVKTVTGETLTLEVESSDTIDSVKAQIQHKQGVIGTSDGHDDDRHHQLPSLVFAGKQLDEEGGRTLADYGIGKESTLQLTLGLRGGYPYNGRGYYPWFEERSLQALALSYNLKKMICRKCYARLPPRSTNCRKKKCGRSNDLRPKKTYRCW, encoded by the exons ATGCAGATCTTCGTGAAGACCGTCACCGGGGAGACTCTCACGCTCGAGGTCGAGAGCAGCGACACGATTGACAGCGTAAAGGCCCAGATCCAGCACAAGCAAGGAGTCATCGGCACCTCCGACGGCCATGACGACGACCGGCATCATCAGCTGCCATCTCTCGTCTTCGCCGGGAAGCAGCTAGACGAGGAGGGCGGACGAACGCTGGCCGACTACGGTATTGGCAAGGAGTCGACGCTGCAGCTCACGCTCGGCCTCCGCGGCGGCTACCCCTACAACGGCCGCGGCTACTACCCCTGGTTCGAGGAGCGCAGCCTCCAGGCGCTTGCGCTCAGCTACAACTTGAAGAAGATGATCTGCCGCAA GTGCTATGCTCGCCTTCCTCCGAGGTCCACCAACTGCCGCAAGAAGAAGTGCGGCCGCAGCAACGAC CTGAGGCCGAAGAAAACGTATCGATGCTGGTGA